In the genome of Triticum urartu cultivar G1812 chromosome 5, Tu2.1, whole genome shotgun sequence, one region contains:
- the LOC125508375 gene encoding serine/threonine-protein kinase D6PKL2, with product MPPDGDAELAADELQSLSFGSSERSRSASTVSTATASCSTSSSSGPIAGVPAPRSCNPSALAPRLGTVQLSDIRFVRRLGAGDIGSVYLAEVKGKGGALVAAKVMDRKELQGRNKEGRARTEREILEAVDHPFLPRLYGVAEGERWSCLLTEFCPGGDLHVLRQRQPHRRFSEAAVRFYVAEVVAALEYIHMLDIVYRDLKPENVLVRADGHIMLTDFDLSLKCDPTAPTPAHVISDPVGLTGRPSASSTCIIPSCIVPSVSCFSLFPGRGRRRRRRKKASGGGGRGLNGSSDGSLPTGVLDLEFVAEPVELRSMSFVGTHEYLAPEIVSGEGHGSSVDWWTLGIFIFELLYGVTPFKGYDNEMTLANIVARALEFPKDPSVSSAARDLVTALLAKDPARRLGATVGAAAIKRHPFFNGVNWALLRCATPPYVPPPFSAAVATAAGSGGPGKKNSPNDDDDMSDDSCPGTPVEYY from the exons ATGCCTCCGGACGGCGACGCGGAGCTGGCGGCGGACGAGCTGCAGAGCCTCAGCTTCGGCTCCTCCGAGCGCTCCCGCTCCGCCTCCACCGTCTCCACCGCCACGGCCTCCtgctccacctcctcctcctcggggCCAATCGCCGGCGTCCCCGCGCCGCGCTCCTGCAACCCCTCCGCCCTCGCCCCGCGCCTCGGCACGGTGCAGCTGTCGGACATCCGCTTCGTGCGGAGGCTCGGGGCCGGGGACATCGGCAGCGTCTACCTGGCCGAGGTGAAGGGCAAGGGCGGGGCGCTGGTGGCGGCCAAGGTGATGGACCGGAAGGAGCTCCAGGGCCGCAACAAGGAGGGCCGCGCGCGCACCGAGCGCGAGATCCTCGAGGCCGTCGACCACCCCTTCCTCCCGCGCCTCTACGGGGTCGCCGAGGGCGAGCGCTGGTCCTGCCTCCTCACCGAGTTCTGCCCCGGCGGCGATCTCCACGTCCTCCGCCAGAGGCAGCCGCACCGCCGATTCTCCGAGGCCGCCGTCAG GTTCTACGTGGCGGAGGTGGTGGCTGCGCTGGAGTACATTCACATGCTGGACATCGTGTACCGGGACCTCAAGCCGGAGAACGTGCTGGTCCGCGCCGACGGCCACATCATGCTCACCGACTTCGACCTCTCCCTCAAGTGCGACCCGACGGCCCCTACTCCGGCGCACGTCATCTCCGACCCCGTCGGCCTCACCGGCCGCCCCTCCGCGTCGTCCACCTGTATCATCCCTTCCTGCATCGTACCGTCggtgtcctgcttcagcctcttCCCCGGCCGCGGCCGCAGGCGCCGGCGCCGCAAGAAGGCCTCGGGCGGCGGTGGCAGGGGCCTGAACGGcagcagcgacggcagcctcccCACCGGCGTGCTGGACCTGGAGTTCGTGGCGGAGCCGGTGGAGCTCCGGTCCATGTCGTTCGTGGGCACGCACGAGTACCTGGCCCCGGAGATCGTGTCGGGCGAGGGCCACGGCAGCTCGGTGGACTGGTGGAcgctgggcatcttcatcttcgaGCTCCTCTACGGGGTGACGCCCTTCAAGGGGTACGACAACGAGATGACCCTGGCCAACATCGTGGCCCGCGCGCTCGAGTTCCCCAAGGACCCCTCCGTCTCCTCCGCCGCCAGGGACCTCGTCACCGCGCTGCTCGCCAAGGATCCGGCGCGCAGGCTCGGCGCCACCGTCGGCGCCGCGGCCATCAAGCGCCACCCATTCTTCAACGGCGTCAACTGGGCGCTGCTCCGCTGCGCCACGCCGCCGTACGTGCCCCCGCCTTTCAGCGCCGCGGTCGCCACGGCCGCTGGCTCCGGCGGCCCCGGGAAGAAGAACAGCcccaacgacgacgacgacatgTCGGATGACAGCTGCCCCGGCACGCCCGTGGAGTACTACTAG